From the genome of Papilio machaon chromosome 1, ilPapMach1.1, whole genome shotgun sequence:
ATCTATCACGAATTTAAtgagcttttaaataaaaccggTTTCACCTTACAGAAATGGACAAGTAACCGAGAAGAACTACTTAAACATGTAGGGTCTTACATacattaaatactaatttacattaataaatcacttatcaataatttacttatctaTTTACAGTTagttcattcatttatttacattatcataCACTCATACACACAAACATAAATCTATCACACGCAACTcacataacaaaattaatctcTTTAGTACTTACCTGTGTCGTATCGGGCGACCTGCAATGAGGTGCAGTGGACACGCGTCAACCGACGTCAGCGCCTATTGTATGCGAGGCAGCCATGTGCATACGCAGGCCGGCAAGCCGCCGCAACGCTTCCCCGCACCAGTCCGGTTTTTGCGCTCGCACTAGACGCACGCCGCTTTGCGCTCCCGACGCACTCGCTTACCTGCTTACGTATTTCGCTACCGCTTCGCTCGATCTCTGTGACGCTTTCGTGTTTCCTAAATTCCTTCGCAATACCTATATTCTAATATTCTACTGTGATCTGTGTAACTATTGTGCCAATTAACCTTCTGTGCCACGTGTATTATATACTTCGCCTTCTGgctaataaatattgtgttgCTGAACTAGTTGTTATTTCttgtcaatatatttattgtaaatattctaTTCTAATATATCTCAACCCCACAACTGGTGACCCCTTTGACAATGAACAAACCGGGCGCAGGAGAAGGCGCGTGTGGTTCCACTTCCAAAGCAGGTCCGTCATCCGACATTTTTAAAGTGGGAATTCGTGTTCCACCTTTTTGGCCGGAAGAACCGGAAATATGGTTTGCACAGATCGAGGGACAATTCGCCATATCCGGAATTATTAACGACGCGACGAAATTTAATTACGTCATCGGCCAGTTGGACAAGCAGTattctatagaaataaaagacaTAATCGTCAATCCTCCAGCCACAGAGAAATATGAGAAGCTGAAATCCGAGCTCATTAAGCGACTGACCGCATCGAAGGAGAAGAAACTGAAACAACTGCTCATGCATGAAGAGTTAGGCGATCGCAAGCCGTCTCAATTCCTCCGTCATCTTACCAGTCTTGCCGGACCCCAGGTACCAgacgattttattaaaaccatTTGGATCAGTCGACTACCAAGCGGAACCCAAACAGTACTCGCTGGACAACCTACAGCCACTCTGGAAGTTTTGTCAGACCTAGCAGACCGCATACACGACATCGCACCGCATACACCTCAGGTAGCATCTACCAGCCAAGCTATACCAGGGTCAGCCTTTAGCGATCTGGTGAGGGAAGTGGCCGAACTCAGAAAGCAGTTCCAGTCGTTTACAACCCAAGGGAAGAGGCAAGCCCGTTCCAACGCAAGACAGGACAATCGCGGTCGTTCCAGGTCCAGGTCAAAGTCGAACTACCGGAAGTACCCCATTTGCTGGTATCATGCGAAGTTTGGGGATAAGGCCAATCATTGTTCGCGACCCTGCGACTACAAGTCGGAAAACGTGCAGGGCGGTCAGTAATGGCGACTGCCGATTGCCCTTACACAACTAGTCGCCTGTTCGTCACTGACCGGAAGACGAAGATGCAGTTCTTGGTCGATACTGGAAGCGACCTCTGCGTCTTCCCCCGATCGTCACTGCAGGACCGACGAGCGAAAACGGACTACCAACTGTGTGCAGCTAACGGCACCCCTATAGACACTTATGGTTTtgtgtatttgtatttagATTTTGGACTTAAACGTGtatttaaatggagatttgtAGTAGCAGATGTTCAAAAAGCTATTATTGGTGTAGATTTTCTAaccttttataatataatggtAGATTGTCGCCATCAGCGCTTAATAGATAATACTACTACTA
Proteins encoded in this window:
- the LOC106711344 gene encoding uncharacterized protein LOC106711344 translates to MNKPGAGEGACGSTSKAGPSSDIFKVGIRVPPFWPEEPEIWFAQIEGQFAISGIINDATKFNYVIGQLDKQYSIEIKDIIVNPPATEKYEKLKSELIKRLTASKEKKLKQLLMHEELGDRKPSQFLRHLTSLAGPQVPDDFIKTIWISRLPSGTQTVLAGQPTATLEVLSDLADRIHDIAPHTPQVASTSQAIPGSAFSDLVREVAELRKQFQSFTTQGKRQARSNARQDNRGRSRSRSKSNYRKYPICWYHAKFGDKANHCSRPCDYKSENVQGGQ